ATGGGGGCGGGCGGGGCTGCATTCTTCCGGAACTCCACAACCATCTTCAGCGTTTAGCTCCGAGTTGCTCCGACTGCAGCAGGTCACCAGATGGTCAATCCACCATCTATAGAGGGTCATGTCGTCTGCAAACTTCAGGAGGTTCAGGGACTGATGACTGAATGTGCAGCCTTGAGGAGAACTGGTGCTGATGGTCCAAGAGTCAGAGACGTGTTTCCCTAGCttcacatgctgcttcctgtcagacaggCAGTCTGTGATTTAGCTGCAGGGAAAGTTGAGCATGTAGAGCTGGGAGAGCTTGTCCTTCAGCATAGCTAGGACAATGTTGTTGAATACAGTGTGCACAAGTGTATGTGGATGTGCATGTAATGTTGTACCTGCATGTTTATATTCTGCTATCTGTCTCTTCAGGCACCCTGGGCATCAGAGGCTGCACCGTCCTCTATGTTCTCATCGGCCTGTTGGTTTCTAAAGCCTCCACTGAGGCTGCAGACAGTCCAGAGGAAGAGGTGTCTTCTCTAAAGCTGAGACTAAACTTGATGATGAATCGCTACAGACTTTTGTGTAACCAATTCTCCAACCTGGCATCCAACTGCTCAGCTCCAGGTACTGTACTTTTCTCTTCCAGGATCCAGCAGATAATTCATCAGTTGTTTATTCTGCAATCTCACACCTGTTCTGCCTTTTTCTGTAAACCATCTGTAAAGTTTTCCTTAGTTAACCAGGCTTTTTTTATGTGATACATGCACTCTCCCACAGCTATTAACTGCACCCACTGTCCTAACGGGTGGCTTAAGGTAGGGGACCAATGCTTCCACCTCAGCACTGACAGGGACAACTATTTTAATAGTACAGATAAGTGTACAGAGATAGGTGCCCATCTTGCCATCTTGACCACCAAAGAACAGCATGtaagtgtttctgtttctgattGTATATCTGCATTTAAATATACTTGTTAATTCACAAAGTATTCAAAATAAATTTGGATGCATTACATTTTTAGGATGTTGTGCAACAAGAAGGCAAAAGGATTGGAGGCACATACACATACTACTGGATCGGACTGACTGACATTAACAGTGAAGGAGACTGGAAATGGGTGGACAACTCAACACTTAAAACCCCGTATGTATGAAACGGATATAATTAAAATACCTTCTACCCGACTCACGTTCCACTCTTCACACTGCTGTCTTCCGTCAAGAA
This window of the Perca flavescens isolate YP-PL-M2 chromosome 6, PFLA_1.0, whole genome shotgun sequence genome carries:
- the LOC114557531 gene encoding C-type lectin domain family 4 member D, coding for MMNLIKKKGTLGIRGCTVLYVLIGLLVSKASTEAADSPEEEVSSLKLRLNLMMNRYRLLCNQFSNLASNCSAPAINCTHCPNGWLKVGDQCFHLSTDRDNYFNSTDKCTEIGAHLAILTTKEQHDVVQQEGKRIGGTYTYYWIGLTDINSEGDWKWVDNSTLKTPFWNVLKSQSDKKLSGGLEGKHCAVVDSYMQIWYNVPCSFLYPRICQMDAIPL